A genomic stretch from Haloferax sp. Atlit-12N includes:
- a CDS encoding response regulator transcription factor, with amino-acid sequence MTQTPTPDAPTVLLVDDEAALADSLALWLECHYRVRVAYSGREALQRFDESVDLVFLDHNLPGLSGESVLEELRRRVDPASFGVVMLSATPGDELADLPVDAVLTKPVTKRDVFDAADRFVGDAPEAKLD; translated from the coding sequence ATGACACAGACACCCACGCCCGACGCGCCGACTGTCCTCCTCGTCGACGACGAGGCCGCCCTCGCCGATAGCCTCGCACTGTGGCTCGAATGCCACTACCGCGTCCGAGTCGCGTACTCCGGGCGTGAGGCCCTCCAGAGGTTCGACGAGAGCGTCGACCTCGTCTTCCTCGACCACAACCTCCCCGGCCTCTCCGGCGAATCCGTCCTCGAAGAACTCCGCCGCCGAGTCGATCCGGCGTCGTTCGGTGTCGTCATGCTCAGCGCCACGCCCGGCGACGAACTCGCCGACCTCCCCGTTGACGCCGTGCTCACGAAGCCAGTCACCAAACGCGACGTCTTCGACGCCGCCGACCGATTCGTCGGCGACGCGCCCGAAGCCAAACTCGACTAA